The following are from one region of the Nicotiana tabacum cultivar K326 chromosome 3, ASM71507v2, whole genome shotgun sequence genome:
- the LOC107774737 gene encoding MLO-like protein 3 isoform X2: protein MTTGGGGGSTSSPSRTLLDTPTWAVATVCFIFIFLGIFIEHLIHLLCHWLKKHRKTALFEAVEKLKSVLMQLGFLSLLLAVIQRPISKICIPNKIANSMLPCHQRELTSVENLKDRCGSRGMTSFMSQNGINQLNNFIFVLAMMQIVYSVVTMALGRAKMKRWKIWEKESQTIEYMAANDPNRFRFKRETTFGRRHMNKFTTTSTHLWIKCFFRQFFHSVAKVDYLTLRHGFISAHLSSNNAFNFQKYIKRSLEDDFKVVVGISPFMWLLVVIFLLVDVHGWNVYLWVSFLPLITVLVIGTKLETIVAQMALQLKTQEDNVIIGSPTVQPNDNLFWFNQPQFVLTLLHYTLFINAFELAFFIWVTWQFGIKSCYHEHVEIIVIRVVLAVMVQVLCSYIILPLYALVTQ, encoded by the exons ATGACTacaggaggaggaggaggatcgACTTCGAGTCCTTCTCGCACTCTTTTAGACACTCCAACTTGGGCTGTGGCAACTGTTTGTTTCATCTTTATTTTCCTTGGCATTTTCATTGAACACTTGATTCATCTTCTTTGTCAT TGGCTCAAAAAACATAGGAAGACCGCTTTATTTGAAGCTGTGGAGAAACTCAAATCAG TGTTAATGCAACTAGGGTTTTTATCTCTGTTATTAGCAGTGATACAAAGGCCAATATCCAAAATATGCATACCAAATAAAATAGCAAATTCCATGCTTCCTTGTCATCAAAGGGAATTAACATCAGTTGAGAACTTAAAGGATCGCTGTGGCTCCAGA GGGATGACTTCTTTTATGTCACAAAATGGAATCAATCAGCTAAATAACTTCATATTTGTGCTAGCAATGATGCAGATTGTGTACAGTGTTGTCACAATGGCTTTGGGAAGGGCCAAG ATGAAACGTTGGAAAATTTGGGAGAAGGAGAGTCAGACTATAGAATATATGGCAGCCAATG ATCCTAATCGATTCAGATTTAAAAGAGAAACCACATTTGGACGACGCCACATGAACAAGTTTACAACCACTTCTACTCATCTTTGGATT AAATGTTTCTTTCGACAATTCTTCCATTCAGTAGCCAAAGTTGACTATCTTACATTACGCCATGGCTTCATTTCG GCTCATTTATCTTCAAACAATGCCTTCAATTTTCAGAAGTACATTAAACGGTCTTTAGAAGATGATTTTAAAGTCGTTGTTGGCATCAG CCCTTTCATGTGGTTATTGGTGGTCATCTTCTTGCTTGTTGACGTCCATG GTTGGAACGTCTATCTTTGGGTATCATTTCTCCCGCTCATT ACAGTGTTAGTGATTGGGACTAAGCTGGAGACGATTGTTGCCCAAATGGCTCTTCAACTAAAAACTCAAGAAGACAATGTCATCATAGGATCGCCAACGGTCCAACCTAATGATAATCTTTTTTGGTTTAATCAGCCTCAATTTGTGTTGACCCTTCTACATTATACCCTTTTCATT AATGCATTTGAGCTGGCCTTCTTTATTTGGGTGACG TGGCAATTTGGAATAAAATCCTGTTATCACGAGCATGTGGAGATCATCGTTATCAGGGTGGTATTGGC GGTGATGGTTCAAGTACTTTGTAGCTACATTATTTTGCCTCTCTATGCCCTCGTTACTCAG TAA
- the LOC107774737 gene encoding MLO-like protein 3 isoform X1, translated as MTTGGGGGSTSSPSRTLLDTPTWAVATVCFIFIFLGIFIEHLIHLLCHWLKKHRKTALFEAVEKLKSVLMQLGFLSLLLAVIQRPISKICIPNKIANSMLPCHQRELTSVENLKDRCGSRGMTSFMSQNGINQLNNFIFVLAMMQIVYSVVTMALGRAKMKRWKIWEKESQTIEYMAANDPNRFRFKRETTFGRRHMNKFTTTSTHLWIKCFFRQFFHSVAKVDYLTLRHGFISAHLSSNNAFNFQKYIKRSLEDDFKVVVGISPFMWLLVVIFLLVDVHGWNVYLWVSFLPLITVLVIGTKLETIVAQMALQLKTQEDNVIIGSPTVQPNDNLFWFNQPQFVLTLLHYTLFINAFELAFFIWVTWQFGIKSCYHEHVEIIVIRVVLAVMVQVLCSYIILPLYALVTQMGSHFKRALLEEHIMQAIKQWHAQVKNKKEKKRLQQQEGAGAKLSTNNRVTTDQLPEIEFSSHNRVPTVAEFTAREIHEISEEPVQVTIVH; from the exons ATGACTacaggaggaggaggaggatcgACTTCGAGTCCTTCTCGCACTCTTTTAGACACTCCAACTTGGGCTGTGGCAACTGTTTGTTTCATCTTTATTTTCCTTGGCATTTTCATTGAACACTTGATTCATCTTCTTTGTCAT TGGCTCAAAAAACATAGGAAGACCGCTTTATTTGAAGCTGTGGAGAAACTCAAATCAG TGTTAATGCAACTAGGGTTTTTATCTCTGTTATTAGCAGTGATACAAAGGCCAATATCCAAAATATGCATACCAAATAAAATAGCAAATTCCATGCTTCCTTGTCATCAAAGGGAATTAACATCAGTTGAGAACTTAAAGGATCGCTGTGGCTCCAGA GGGATGACTTCTTTTATGTCACAAAATGGAATCAATCAGCTAAATAACTTCATATTTGTGCTAGCAATGATGCAGATTGTGTACAGTGTTGTCACAATGGCTTTGGGAAGGGCCAAG ATGAAACGTTGGAAAATTTGGGAGAAGGAGAGTCAGACTATAGAATATATGGCAGCCAATG ATCCTAATCGATTCAGATTTAAAAGAGAAACCACATTTGGACGACGCCACATGAACAAGTTTACAACCACTTCTACTCATCTTTGGATT AAATGTTTCTTTCGACAATTCTTCCATTCAGTAGCCAAAGTTGACTATCTTACATTACGCCATGGCTTCATTTCG GCTCATTTATCTTCAAACAATGCCTTCAATTTTCAGAAGTACATTAAACGGTCTTTAGAAGATGATTTTAAAGTCGTTGTTGGCATCAG CCCTTTCATGTGGTTATTGGTGGTCATCTTCTTGCTTGTTGACGTCCATG GTTGGAACGTCTATCTTTGGGTATCATTTCTCCCGCTCATT ACAGTGTTAGTGATTGGGACTAAGCTGGAGACGATTGTTGCCCAAATGGCTCTTCAACTAAAAACTCAAGAAGACAATGTCATCATAGGATCGCCAACGGTCCAACCTAATGATAATCTTTTTTGGTTTAATCAGCCTCAATTTGTGTTGACCCTTCTACATTATACCCTTTTCATT AATGCATTTGAGCTGGCCTTCTTTATTTGGGTGACG TGGCAATTTGGAATAAAATCCTGTTATCACGAGCATGTGGAGATCATCGTTATCAGGGTGGTATTGGC GGTGATGGTTCAAGTACTTTGTAGCTACATTATTTTGCCTCTCTATGCCCTCGTTACTCAG ATGGGTTCACATTTCAAAAGAGCATTGTTGGAAGAACACATAATGCAAGCCATAAAGCAATGGCACGCACAAGTGAAAAataagaaggaaaagaagaggCTGCAGCAGCAGGAGGGGGCAGGTGCAAAGTTGTCAACAAACAACAGAGTTACCACGGATCAGTTACCAGAAATAGAATTCTCCTCACACAATAGAGTGCCAACTGTAGCTGAGTTCACTGCTCGTGAAATTCATGAGATCTCAGAAGAACCAGTACAAGTAACCATAGTCCattaa
- the LOC107764706 gene encoding E3 SUMO-protein ligase SIZ1-like isoform X5, whose protein sequence is MGNPLYPAKLAITSVPVDGTSPIQRIEKTFQLTRADRDLLLKQEYDVQVWCVLLNDKVQFRMQWPQYADLQVNGIPVRCINRPGSQLLGANGRDDGPIITPCSRDGINKIILSGCDARVFCLGVRLVNRRTFQQVLNLIPKEADGEVFDDALARVRRCVGGGTATENADSDSDLEVVADFFPVNLRCPMSGSRMKVAGRFKPCVHMGCFDLEVFVEMNQRSRKWQCPICLKNYSLEHVIIDPYFNQITSQLRTCGEEVTEIEVKPDGSWRAKAECDRRNLGDLARWHLPDGNLIESQDIEPKTKPGILKHVKQEGGSESHSRLKVGLKKNRNGLWEISKPEDMQTLPYENSVRENFENQIQDIIAMTSSATGSGKEGEDLSVNQDGDVNFDNSNNGFELETISPNFGPRYGFNGRNPPAPSGDAEVIVLSDSDGENDPIISSTSIHSNNHADAPIVSFPGRPKGISDSCHDNHAVVNDGNSCLGLFNVNDDEFGMDMWPLPTVNRGGPSFQLFGSDTDVSGSLVDMQHGSINCPSSINGYSLAADTGVGSCSLLPESSVDRLNAEINDGLVNNPLSFGGNDPSLQIFLPTRPSDASVEADTRHRPGVRNGVHTEDWISLSLGAGGDSAAANGLSSGQPSQTKNSSLDSVADAASLLLGMNDGVSMKSSKERPNGPSSRERSDGPFNFPRQRRSVRPRLYLSIDSDTE, encoded by the exons ATGGGAAACCCTTTATATCCTGCTAAGTTGGCTATTACTAGCGTTCCTGTAGATGG CACGAGTCCTATACAAAGGATTGAGAAAACATTTCAGCTTACTAGAGCAGACAGAGACTTATTGCTAAAGCAGGAATACGATGTTCAG GTTTGGTGTGTGCTTCTCAATGACAAGGTACAATTTAGGATGCAATGGCCTCAGTATGCTGATTTGCAGGTCAATG GAATTCCAGTACGGTGCATAAATAGACCTGGTTCACAATTGCTGGGTGCAAATGGCCGAGATGATGGCCCAATA ATCACACCATGCTCCAGAGATGGAATTAACAAAATTATATTATCAGGATGTGATGCTCGTGTCTTTTGCTTGGGGGTTAGACTTGTAAATCGCCGGACTTTCCAACAG gTTCTCAATTTGATCCCTAAGGAGGCAGATGGTGAGGTATTTGATGATGCTCTTGCTCGCGTTCGTCGTTGTGTTGGTGGTGGGACTGCCACTGAAAATGCTGACAGCGACAGTGACCTTGAAGTGGTTGCTGATTTTTTTCCAGTCAATCTTCGATGCCCT ATGAGTGGTTCAAGAATGAAAGTCGCCGGAAGATTCAAACCTTGTGTGCATATGGGCTGCTTTGATCTTGAAGTCTTTGTTGAAATGAATCAAAGGTCGAGGAAG TGGCAATGCCCTATCTGTCTCAAGAACTACTCCCTGGAGCATGTGATTATAGACCCATATTTTAATCAGATCACTTCTCAG CTGCGAACTTGCGGAGAAGAAGTGACTGAGATTGAAGTAAAACCTGATGGTTCTTGGCGTGCAAAGGCAGAATGCGACCGGAGGAATCTTGGGGATCTAGCGCGGTGGCATTTACCTGATGGGAATCTCATAGAATCTCAGGATATAGAGCCAAAAACCAAGCCTGGAATTCTTAAGCATGTTAAACAGGAAGGAGGCTCTGAAAGCCACAGTAGATTAAAAGTTGGGTTGAAGAAGAACAGAAATGGTTTGTGGGAAATTAGCAAACCTGAAGATATGCAGACATTGCCATACGAAAATAGTGTAAGAGAGAATTTTGAAAATCAGATTCAGGATATCATTGCCATGACCAGCAGTGCCACTGGTAGCGGCAAGGAAGGTGAAGATCTCAGTGTTAATCAGGATGGGGATGTTAACTTTGACAATTCTAACAATGGGTTTGAGCTTGAAACCATATCCCCAAATTTTGGCCCGAGATATGGTTTTAACGGCCGTAATCCCCCAGCACCCTCAGGAGATGCTGAAGTTATTGTCCTAAGCGATTCTGACGGAGAAAACGATCCAATTATCTCTTCTACATCTATTCATAGTAACAATCATGCTGATGCACCTATAGTCTCTTTTCCTGGTCGACCTAAAGGAATTTCAGATTCTTGCCATGACAACCATGCAGTTGTTAATGATGGGAATTCATGCCTGGGGCTGTTCAATGTAAACGATGATGAATTTGGGATGGATATGTGGCCTTTGCCTACTGTTAACCGGGGGGGCCCGAGCTTTCAGTTATTTGGTTCAGATACTGATGTCTCAGGTTCTTTAGTAGATATGCAGCATGGTTCTATTAACTGTCCAAGCTCTATCAACGGCTACTCATTAGCTGCTGATACTGGCGTTGGATCTTGTTCTCTTCTTCCTGAATCTTCTGTTGACCGTCTGAATGCTGAAATCAATGATGGTTTAGTTAATAATCCCCTATCATTTGGTGGTAATGATCCCTCACTTCAGATATTTCTTCCTACTAGACCATCGGATGCATCAGTTGAGGCTGATACGAGGCATCGGCCAGGTGTGAGAAATGGCGTTCATACTGAGGATTGGATTTCACTTAGTCTTGGCGCTGGTGGTGATTCTGCAGCTGCGAATGGGTTGAGCTCTGGGCAGCCGTCGCAAACCAAAAACTCTTCCTTGGACTCAGTGGCTGACGCTG CTTCATTGCTTCTTGGTATGAATGACGGAGTATCAATGAAGAGCAGTAAAGAAAGACCAAATGGTCCAAGCAGCAGAGAAAGATCAGATGGTCCTTTTAATTTCCCTCGCCAACGTCGTTCTGTAAGACCCAGATTGTATCTAAGCATTGATTCCGACACTGAATAA
- the LOC107764706 gene encoding E3 SUMO-protein ligase SIZ1-like isoform X3 yields MWAKKNSVGKEEVAKLVDGIYRKMQVSGATDLASKSQVVSDSSNVKLKEEIEDTYQMKIRCPCGSSLQTETMIQCEDRRCRTWQHVSCVVVPEKPMEGGVPPIPPETFYCELCRLSRADPFLVTMGNPLYPAKLAITSVPVDGTSPIQRIEKTFQLTRADRDLLLKQEYDVQVWCVLLNDKVQFRMQWPQYADLQVNGIPVRCINRPGSQLLGANGRDDGPIITPCSRDGINKIILSGCDARVFCLGVRLVNRRTFQQVLNLIPKEADGEVFDDALARVRRCVGGGTATENADSDSDLEVVADFFPVNLRCPMSGSRMKVAGRFKPCVHMGCFDLEVFVEMNQRSRKWQCPICLKNYSLEHVIIDPYFNQITSQLRTCGEEVTEIEVKPDGSWRAKAECDRRNLGDLARWHLPDGNLIESQDIEPKTKPGILKHVKQEGGSESHSRLKVGLKKNRNGLWEISKPEDMQTLPYENSVRENFENQIQDIIAMTSSATGSGKEGEDLSVNQDGDVNFDNSNNGFELETISPNFGPRYGFNGRNPPAPSGDAEVIVLSDSDGENDPIISSTSIHSNNHADAPIVSFPGRPKGISDSCHDNHAVVNDGNSCLGLFNVNDDEFGMDMWPLPTVNRGGPSFQLFGSDTDVSGSLVDMQHGSINCPSSINGYSLAADTGVGSCSLLPESSVDRLNAEINDGLVNNPLSFGGNDPSLQIFLPTRPSDASVEADTRHRPGVRNGVHTEDWISLSLGAGGDSAAANGLSSGQPSQTKNSSLDSVADAASLLLGMNDGVSMKSSKERPNGPSSRERSDGPFNFPRQRRSVRPRLYLSIDSDTE; encoded by the exons TGTGAAGACAGAAGATGCCGCACATGGCAACATGTGAGTTGCGTCGTCGTTCCAGAAAAGCCCATGGAGGGGGGTGTTCCGCCAATTCCTCCTGAAACTTTTTACTGTGAATTGTGCAGATTGAGTCGTGCGGACCC CTTTTTGGTGACGATGGGAAACCCTTTATATCCTGCTAAGTTGGCTATTACTAGCGTTCCTGTAGATGG CACGAGTCCTATACAAAGGATTGAGAAAACATTTCAGCTTACTAGAGCAGACAGAGACTTATTGCTAAAGCAGGAATACGATGTTCAG GTTTGGTGTGTGCTTCTCAATGACAAGGTACAATTTAGGATGCAATGGCCTCAGTATGCTGATTTGCAGGTCAATG GAATTCCAGTACGGTGCATAAATAGACCTGGTTCACAATTGCTGGGTGCAAATGGCCGAGATGATGGCCCAATA ATCACACCATGCTCCAGAGATGGAATTAACAAAATTATATTATCAGGATGTGATGCTCGTGTCTTTTGCTTGGGGGTTAGACTTGTAAATCGCCGGACTTTCCAACAG gTTCTCAATTTGATCCCTAAGGAGGCAGATGGTGAGGTATTTGATGATGCTCTTGCTCGCGTTCGTCGTTGTGTTGGTGGTGGGACTGCCACTGAAAATGCTGACAGCGACAGTGACCTTGAAGTGGTTGCTGATTTTTTTCCAGTCAATCTTCGATGCCCT ATGAGTGGTTCAAGAATGAAAGTCGCCGGAAGATTCAAACCTTGTGTGCATATGGGCTGCTTTGATCTTGAAGTCTTTGTTGAAATGAATCAAAGGTCGAGGAAG TGGCAATGCCCTATCTGTCTCAAGAACTACTCCCTGGAGCATGTGATTATAGACCCATATTTTAATCAGATCACTTCTCAG CTGCGAACTTGCGGAGAAGAAGTGACTGAGATTGAAGTAAAACCTGATGGTTCTTGGCGTGCAAAGGCAGAATGCGACCGGAGGAATCTTGGGGATCTAGCGCGGTGGCATTTACCTGATGGGAATCTCATAGAATCTCAGGATATAGAGCCAAAAACCAAGCCTGGAATTCTTAAGCATGTTAAACAGGAAGGAGGCTCTGAAAGCCACAGTAGATTAAAAGTTGGGTTGAAGAAGAACAGAAATGGTTTGTGGGAAATTAGCAAACCTGAAGATATGCAGACATTGCCATACGAAAATAGTGTAAGAGAGAATTTTGAAAATCAGATTCAGGATATCATTGCCATGACCAGCAGTGCCACTGGTAGCGGCAAGGAAGGTGAAGATCTCAGTGTTAATCAGGATGGGGATGTTAACTTTGACAATTCTAACAATGGGTTTGAGCTTGAAACCATATCCCCAAATTTTGGCCCGAGATATGGTTTTAACGGCCGTAATCCCCCAGCACCCTCAGGAGATGCTGAAGTTATTGTCCTAAGCGATTCTGACGGAGAAAACGATCCAATTATCTCTTCTACATCTATTCATAGTAACAATCATGCTGATGCACCTATAGTCTCTTTTCCTGGTCGACCTAAAGGAATTTCAGATTCTTGCCATGACAACCATGCAGTTGTTAATGATGGGAATTCATGCCTGGGGCTGTTCAATGTAAACGATGATGAATTTGGGATGGATATGTGGCCTTTGCCTACTGTTAACCGGGGGGGCCCGAGCTTTCAGTTATTTGGTTCAGATACTGATGTCTCAGGTTCTTTAGTAGATATGCAGCATGGTTCTATTAACTGTCCAAGCTCTATCAACGGCTACTCATTAGCTGCTGATACTGGCGTTGGATCTTGTTCTCTTCTTCCTGAATCTTCTGTTGACCGTCTGAATGCTGAAATCAATGATGGTTTAGTTAATAATCCCCTATCATTTGGTGGTAATGATCCCTCACTTCAGATATTTCTTCCTACTAGACCATCGGATGCATCAGTTGAGGCTGATACGAGGCATCGGCCAGGTGTGAGAAATGGCGTTCATACTGAGGATTGGATTTCACTTAGTCTTGGCGCTGGTGGTGATTCTGCAGCTGCGAATGGGTTGAGCTCTGGGCAGCCGTCGCAAACCAAAAACTCTTCCTTGGACTCAGTGGCTGACGCTG CTTCATTGCTTCTTGGTATGAATGACGGAGTATCAATGAAGAGCAGTAAAGAAAGACCAAATGGTCCAAGCAGCAGAGAAAGATCAGATGGTCCTTTTAATTTCCCTCGCCAACGTCGTTCTGTAAGACCCAGATTGTATCTAAGCATTGATTCCGACACTGAATAA
- the LOC107764706 gene encoding E3 SUMO-protein ligase SIZ1-like isoform X4, whose translation MLRFLCICFLVTMGNPLYPAKLAITSVPVDGTSPIQRIEKTFQLTRADRDLLLKQEYDVQVWCVLLNDKVQFRMQWPQYADLQVNGIPVRCINRPGSQLLGANGRDDGPIITPCSRDGINKIILSGCDARVFCLGVRLVNRRTFQQVLNLIPKEADGEVFDDALARVRRCVGGGTATENADSDSDLEVVADFFPVNLRCPMSGSRMKVAGRFKPCVHMGCFDLEVFVEMNQRSRKWQCPICLKNYSLEHVIIDPYFNQITSQLRTCGEEVTEIEVKPDGSWRAKAECDRRNLGDLARWHLPDGNLIESQDIEPKTKPGILKHVKQEGGSESHSRLKVGLKKNRNGLWEISKPEDMQTLPYENSVRENFENQIQDIIAMTSSATGSGKEGEDLSVNQDGDVNFDNSNNGFELETISPNFGPRYGFNGRNPPAPSGDAEVIVLSDSDGENDPIISSTSIHSNNHADAPIVSFPGRPKGISDSCHDNHAVVNDGNSCLGLFNVNDDEFGMDMWPLPTVNRGGPSFQLFGSDTDVSGSLVDMQHGSINCPSSINGYSLAADTGVGSCSLLPESSVDRLNAEINDGLVNNPLSFGGNDPSLQIFLPTRPSDASVEADTRHRPGVRNGVHTEDWISLSLGAGGDSAAANGLSSGQPSQTKNSSLDSVADAASLLLGMNDGVSMKSSKERPNGPSSRERSDGPFNFPRQRRSVRPRLYLSIDSDTE comes from the exons ATGCTTCGTTTTCTATGCATATG CTTTTTGGTGACGATGGGAAACCCTTTATATCCTGCTAAGTTGGCTATTACTAGCGTTCCTGTAGATGG CACGAGTCCTATACAAAGGATTGAGAAAACATTTCAGCTTACTAGAGCAGACAGAGACTTATTGCTAAAGCAGGAATACGATGTTCAG GTTTGGTGTGTGCTTCTCAATGACAAGGTACAATTTAGGATGCAATGGCCTCAGTATGCTGATTTGCAGGTCAATG GAATTCCAGTACGGTGCATAAATAGACCTGGTTCACAATTGCTGGGTGCAAATGGCCGAGATGATGGCCCAATA ATCACACCATGCTCCAGAGATGGAATTAACAAAATTATATTATCAGGATGTGATGCTCGTGTCTTTTGCTTGGGGGTTAGACTTGTAAATCGCCGGACTTTCCAACAG gTTCTCAATTTGATCCCTAAGGAGGCAGATGGTGAGGTATTTGATGATGCTCTTGCTCGCGTTCGTCGTTGTGTTGGTGGTGGGACTGCCACTGAAAATGCTGACAGCGACAGTGACCTTGAAGTGGTTGCTGATTTTTTTCCAGTCAATCTTCGATGCCCT ATGAGTGGTTCAAGAATGAAAGTCGCCGGAAGATTCAAACCTTGTGTGCATATGGGCTGCTTTGATCTTGAAGTCTTTGTTGAAATGAATCAAAGGTCGAGGAAG TGGCAATGCCCTATCTGTCTCAAGAACTACTCCCTGGAGCATGTGATTATAGACCCATATTTTAATCAGATCACTTCTCAG CTGCGAACTTGCGGAGAAGAAGTGACTGAGATTGAAGTAAAACCTGATGGTTCTTGGCGTGCAAAGGCAGAATGCGACCGGAGGAATCTTGGGGATCTAGCGCGGTGGCATTTACCTGATGGGAATCTCATAGAATCTCAGGATATAGAGCCAAAAACCAAGCCTGGAATTCTTAAGCATGTTAAACAGGAAGGAGGCTCTGAAAGCCACAGTAGATTAAAAGTTGGGTTGAAGAAGAACAGAAATGGTTTGTGGGAAATTAGCAAACCTGAAGATATGCAGACATTGCCATACGAAAATAGTGTAAGAGAGAATTTTGAAAATCAGATTCAGGATATCATTGCCATGACCAGCAGTGCCACTGGTAGCGGCAAGGAAGGTGAAGATCTCAGTGTTAATCAGGATGGGGATGTTAACTTTGACAATTCTAACAATGGGTTTGAGCTTGAAACCATATCCCCAAATTTTGGCCCGAGATATGGTTTTAACGGCCGTAATCCCCCAGCACCCTCAGGAGATGCTGAAGTTATTGTCCTAAGCGATTCTGACGGAGAAAACGATCCAATTATCTCTTCTACATCTATTCATAGTAACAATCATGCTGATGCACCTATAGTCTCTTTTCCTGGTCGACCTAAAGGAATTTCAGATTCTTGCCATGACAACCATGCAGTTGTTAATGATGGGAATTCATGCCTGGGGCTGTTCAATGTAAACGATGATGAATTTGGGATGGATATGTGGCCTTTGCCTACTGTTAACCGGGGGGGCCCGAGCTTTCAGTTATTTGGTTCAGATACTGATGTCTCAGGTTCTTTAGTAGATATGCAGCATGGTTCTATTAACTGTCCAAGCTCTATCAACGGCTACTCATTAGCTGCTGATACTGGCGTTGGATCTTGTTCTCTTCTTCCTGAATCTTCTGTTGACCGTCTGAATGCTGAAATCAATGATGGTTTAGTTAATAATCCCCTATCATTTGGTGGTAATGATCCCTCACTTCAGATATTTCTTCCTACTAGACCATCGGATGCATCAGTTGAGGCTGATACGAGGCATCGGCCAGGTGTGAGAAATGGCGTTCATACTGAGGATTGGATTTCACTTAGTCTTGGCGCTGGTGGTGATTCTGCAGCTGCGAATGGGTTGAGCTCTGGGCAGCCGTCGCAAACCAAAAACTCTTCCTTGGACTCAGTGGCTGACGCTG CTTCATTGCTTCTTGGTATGAATGACGGAGTATCAATGAAGAGCAGTAAAGAAAGACCAAATGGTCCAAGCAGCAGAGAAAGATCAGATGGTCCTTTTAATTTCCCTCGCCAACGTCGTTCTGTAAGACCCAGATTGTATCTAAGCATTGATTCCGACACTGAATAA